One window from the genome of Paenibacillus azoreducens encodes:
- a CDS encoding glycoside hydrolase family 3 N-terminal domain-containing protein encodes MLLYKDKTRSAEERAEHLLGMMTVEEKVGQLVQPFGWQTYDYKNGVVTLKETFKQQVENGGIGSLYGVLRADPWTGVTLENGLSAREGAEAVNQIQRYAVEHSRLGIPILIGEECSHGHMAIDGTVFPVPLLLGSTWNVDLYREMCQAVAKETRAQGGAVTYSPVLDVVRDPRWGRTEECFAEDPYLIGEFAAAAVHGLQGENLNSDSSVAATLKHFVGYGSSEGGRNAGPVHMGWRELLEVDLYPFKKAVEAGAASIMPAYNEIDGVPCTVNTELLNEVLRKQWGFDGMVITDCGAINMLAAGHDVAEDGLDASVQAIEAGIDMEMSGEMFGRYLLEALNQGRLDIEVLDRAVRHVLTLKFKLGLFENPYVDSDRAERVIGCDGHVGLARKLAEEGIVLLKNEDGVLPLDERSGKIAVIGPNADSGYNQLGDYTSPQPPEKVATVLKGIRARLAEESERVLYAPGCRIKGDDREGFEYALACASQADTVVMVVGGSSARDFGEGTIDLRTGASKVSDNSWNDMDCGEGIDRMTLGLAGVQLELMQEIHKLGKRLIVVYINGRPIAEPWIDEHADAILEAWYPGQEGGHAVAGILFGDINPSGRLTVSIPKHVGQLPVYYNGKRSRGKRYLEEDSKARYPFGYGLSYTTYNYDRLTITKDSIAADESAVVSVDVTNTGNMAGAEVVQLYISDAVSKVSRPQLELKGFAKVELDPGETKTVSFEIGKEQLQYIGRDLKPVVEPGLFHIHIGRNVNDTLSTSLIVQEEE; translated from the coding sequence ATCCATGGACCGGTGTCACACTGGAAAACGGCCTTTCTGCAAGAGAAGGGGCAGAGGCCGTCAATCAAATTCAGCGTTACGCGGTGGAACATTCGCGTCTCGGCATTCCGATTCTGATCGGGGAAGAATGCTCGCATGGGCATATGGCGATCGACGGCACGGTATTCCCGGTTCCGCTGCTGCTTGGCAGCACCTGGAACGTGGATTTATACCGCGAAATGTGCCAGGCCGTAGCGAAGGAAACCCGCGCCCAGGGCGGAGCGGTAACTTATTCGCCGGTGCTTGATGTCGTTCGCGACCCGCGTTGGGGACGGACGGAGGAGTGCTTTGCGGAAGACCCGTACCTGATCGGCGAGTTTGCCGCCGCTGCAGTGCATGGCCTTCAAGGGGAAAACCTGAACAGCGACAGCAGCGTAGCGGCAACGCTGAAGCATTTTGTTGGTTATGGCAGCTCCGAGGGAGGACGAAATGCCGGTCCGGTGCATATGGGCTGGCGTGAACTGCTGGAAGTGGATCTGTATCCATTCAAGAAGGCCGTCGAAGCCGGTGCGGCTTCGATTATGCCTGCTTATAACGAGATTGATGGAGTGCCATGCACAGTAAATACCGAACTGTTGAACGAAGTGTTGCGGAAACAGTGGGGATTCGACGGCATGGTGATCACCGATTGCGGGGCGATCAATATGCTGGCTGCCGGACATGACGTCGCGGAAGATGGCCTTGACGCATCCGTACAAGCGATCGAAGCGGGAATCGATATGGAAATGTCCGGCGAAATGTTTGGACGTTATTTGCTTGAGGCTTTAAACCAAGGACGGCTGGATATCGAAGTGCTGGACCGGGCGGTGCGCCATGTGCTGACCCTGAAATTCAAACTTGGTTTATTCGAAAATCCCTATGTGGATTCGGATCGGGCCGAGCGCGTCATTGGCTGCGATGGCCACGTCGGGTTGGCGCGTAAGCTGGCAGAGGAAGGCATCGTGCTTCTCAAAAACGAAGACGGCGTTTTGCCGCTTGATGAACGCAGCGGCAAGATTGCGGTCATCGGACCAAATGCGGACTCCGGGTATAATCAATTAGGCGATTATACGTCGCCGCAGCCGCCGGAAAAAGTAGCAACGGTTTTGAAGGGAATTCGGGCAAGGTTAGCGGAGGAGTCCGAGCGCGTGCTGTACGCACCGGGGTGTCGAATTAAAGGCGATGACCGCGAAGGATTTGAATACGCGCTCGCCTGTGCATCGCAGGCAGACACCGTCGTCATGGTAGTCGGCGGCTCCAGCGCCCGTGATTTCGGTGAAGGGACCATCGACCTCAGAACAGGGGCTTCCAAGGTTTCGGACAACTCCTGGAACGATATGGACTGCGGCGAAGGTATCGACCGCATGACATTGGGGCTTGCTGGCGTGCAGCTCGAGTTGATGCAGGAAATTCATAAGCTGGGCAAACGCTTAATCGTCGTTTACATTAACGGTCGCCCTATAGCAGAACCATGGATTGACGAACATGCCGACGCGATTTTGGAAGCGTGGTACCCCGGGCAGGAGGGGGGACATGCCGTGGCTGGGATTTTGTTTGGAGACATCAATCCATCCGGCCGGCTGACTGTATCCATTCCGAAGCATGTTGGACAGCTTCCCGTGTATTACAACGGCAAGCGGTCGCGCGGAAAGCGGTATTTGGAGGAAGACTCCAAAGCGCGTTATCCTTTTGGATATGGACTCAGTTACACGACGTATAACTATGACCGCCTCACGATAACCAAGGATTCCATTGCCGCAGACGAATCGGCGGTCGTGTCGGTGGATGTAACCAACACTGGAAATATGGCCGGTGCGGAAGTTGTACAGCTTTACATTTCGGATGCTGTCAGCAAAGTTAGCCGGCCGCAGTTGGAACTGAAAGGGTTCGCCAAGGTGGAACTAGATCCGGGAGAAACCAAGACGGTTTCCTTTGAAATAGGAAAAGAGCAGCTGCAATACATTGGACGGGACCTGAAACCTGTCGTAGAGCCGGGATTATTCCACATTCATATCGGAAGAAACGTGAACGATACGCTTAGTACGTCTTTGATTGTACAGGAGGAAGAATAA